A window from Listeria seeligeri serovar 1/2b str. SLCC3954 encodes these proteins:
- the miaA gene encoding tRNA (adenosine(37)-N6)-dimethylallyltransferase MiaA, with amino-acid sequence MSSIPVIVIVGPTAVGKTSLSIELAKKFDGEIISGDSMQVYRGLDIGTAKITTEEMDGITHYLIDVTEAAEPFTAAKFQTETRLLLESIHNRGKLPIIVGGTGLYIQSVFYDYDFGKSGEDKVYRAELDQLDNDTLWQMLNQLDPKSATLIHENNKRRVIRALEVIHLTGKPFSEYQVHNEPNNRYKPLFLGLDLTREVLYERINDRVNQMFEHGLVEEAKILYDQKLTDVPAIQGIGYKELFAYFEGNSSLDEAKELIQKNSRHFAKRQLTWFRNRMDINWIQAGTNTTLAVAMEKVTEFLATK; translated from the coding sequence TTGAGCAGTATTCCTGTCATCGTCATCGTTGGTCCAACAGCTGTAGGGAAAACAAGTCTAAGCATCGAACTAGCAAAGAAATTTGATGGTGAAATAATTAGCGGGGACTCCATGCAGGTGTACCGTGGTTTAGATATTGGAACGGCAAAAATCACAACTGAAGAAATGGATGGTATTACACACTATTTAATTGATGTGACTGAAGCGGCAGAACCTTTTACTGCTGCGAAATTCCAAACAGAAACAAGGCTACTACTGGAGTCAATACATAACCGAGGAAAGTTACCAATTATCGTTGGAGGAACAGGGCTTTACATCCAATCTGTTTTTTATGATTATGATTTTGGTAAGTCTGGTGAGGATAAAGTTTACCGAGCGGAATTAGATCAATTAGATAATGATACTTTATGGCAAATGTTAAATCAACTTGATCCGAAGAGTGCCACGCTAATTCATGAAAATAACAAACGCCGTGTCATTAGAGCTTTAGAGGTTATACATTTAACTGGAAAACCTTTTTCAGAATATCAAGTTCATAACGAACCAAATAATCGCTATAAACCGCTTTTTTTAGGTTTGGATTTAACAAGAGAAGTACTTTACGAGCGAATAAATGACCGAGTAAATCAAATGTTTGAGCACGGTTTAGTTGAAGAAGCAAAAATATTATACGACCAAAAATTAACTGATGTTCCAGCAATTCAGGGCATTGGTTACAAAGAATTATTTGCTTATTTTGAAGGGAATAGTTCCTTAGATGAAGCGAAAGAATTAATACAGAAAAATTCGCGGCATTTTGCGAAAAGACAGTTAACGTGGTTTAGAAATCGAATGGATATCAACTGGATTCAAGCCGGTACTAATACGACACTAGCCGTAGCAATGGAAAAAGTTACCGAGTTTTTGGCCACTAAATAG
- a CDS encoding glycerophosphodiester phosphodiesterase, with amino-acid sequence MTEIFAHRGSSGTHPENSLPAMKEAIISGADGIELDIHLIKTGDLVVMHDEKVDRTTNGTGFVKDYTLSELKKLEIGKHFFRKTRVPTLEEVFKLVSGSGVVLNIELKTDIFEYEGIEQKVIDLVKAYPNVKVMYSSFNPATLVRLRQIDSEAKLALITHDNLDAVLDLHKQIQLDAVHPPIKAKDNPVLKQIPARYWTVNKDNDIEFFYATNAKGIMTDFPKKAVSLRNN; translated from the coding sequence ATGACAGAAATTTTTGCCCATCGAGGTAGTAGTGGAACCCATCCTGAGAATTCATTACCAGCAATGAAAGAAGCGATAATTTCGGGTGCAGATGGAATCGAATTAGACATTCATTTGATTAAAACAGGTGATTTAGTAGTAATGCATGATGAGAAAGTGGATCGTACGACAAATGGCACGGGATTTGTAAAAGATTATACTCTTTCTGAGCTAAAAAAATTAGAAATTGGAAAACATTTTTTTCGCAAAACGAGAGTTCCCACTTTAGAAGAAGTTTTTAAATTAGTTAGTGGTTCAGGGGTTGTGCTTAATATTGAATTAAAAACCGATATCTTTGAATATGAAGGAATTGAACAGAAAGTAATTGATTTAGTAAAGGCATATCCCAATGTTAAAGTAATGTACTCTTCGTTCAACCCAGCGACATTAGTGCGTTTGCGCCAGATTGATAGTGAGGCAAAACTAGCGCTAATTACTCATGACAATTTGGACGCCGTTTTAGACTTGCATAAACAGATTCAACTGGATGCCGTTCACCCACCAATAAAGGCAAAAGACAATCCAGTATTAAAACAAATCCCAGCACGCTATTGGACAGTAAACAAAGATAACGACATAGAATTTTTTTATGCTACCAATGCTAAAGGAATAATGACAGATTTTCCCAAAAAAGCAGTATCATTACGAAACAACTAA
- the hfq gene encoding RNA chaperone Hfq: MKQGGQGLQDYYLNQLRKEKILATVFLTNGFQLRGRVVSFDNFTVLLDVEGKQQLVFKHAISTFSPQKNVALNPDAE; encoded by the coding sequence ATGAAACAAGGTGGACAAGGATTACAGGATTACTACTTAAATCAATTACGTAAGGAAAAAATTCTTGCAACAGTATTTTTAACAAACGGTTTTCAGTTAAGAGGACGTGTTGTAAGTTTTGACAATTTTACGGTGTTACTTGATGTCGAAGGGAAACAACAACTTGTATTTAAACACGCAATTTCAACTTTCTCCCCGCAGAAGAATGTAGCTTTAAATCCTGATGCGGAATAA
- a CDS encoding S-ribosylhomocysteine lyase, with translation MAEKMNVESFNLDHTKVKAPFVRLAGTKVGANGDEIYKYDVRFKQPNKEHMEMPALHSLEHLMAELARNHTDKLVDISPMGCQTGFYVSFINHTDYDDALEILATTLTDVLAATEVPACNEMQCGWAASHSLEGAQSLAAEFLGKRDEWKNVFGE, from the coding sequence TTGGCAGAAAAAATGAACGTAGAAAGTTTTAATTTAGACCATACAAAGGTTAAAGCGCCTTTTGTAAGACTAGCAGGAACAAAAGTAGGAGCAAACGGCGATGAAATTTATAAGTATGATGTTCGTTTTAAACAACCAAACAAAGAACATATGGAAATGCCAGCACTCCATTCTTTGGAACATTTAATGGCGGAACTTGCTAGAAATCATACAGACAAGTTAGTAGATATAAGTCCAATGGGATGCCAAACTGGTTTTTATGTTTCATTTATAAACCATACTGATTATGATGATGCGCTAGAAATCCTAGCTACTACATTAACAGACGTATTAGCAGCGACTGAAGTACCAGCTTGTAATGAGATGCAATGTGGTTGGGCTGCGAGTCATAGTTTAGAAGGCGCCCAGTCTCTTGCAGCGGAATTCTTGGGAAAAAGAGATGAATGGAAAAACGTATTTGGCGAATAA
- a CDS encoding methionine gamma-lyase family protein, which yields MIEIQTIRAKVEKQIATLQNETDDIAEFNQAKVLNAFQDNKVSDFHFHPSTGYGYDDEGRDTLERVYASVFRTEAALVRPQIISGTHAISTVLFGILRPGDDLLYITGSPYDTLEEIVGVRDKGQGSLRDFQIGYQSVPLTKSGEVDFSEVANQITSKTKVIGIQRSRGYADRPSFTIEKIKEMIAFVKNINPAIIVFVDNCYGEFVEKIEPTEVGADIIAGSLIKNPGGGLAKTGGYIAGTEKLVDLCGYRLTTPGIGREAGASLYSLLEMYQGFFLAPHVTAQAIKGARFTAAMLAEFGVEADPVWDAPRTDLIQSVSFHNKEKMITFAQAIQAASPVNAHVLPIGAYMPGYEDDVIMAAGTFIQGASLELTADGPIREPYQLYVQGGLTYEHVKIAVTRAIQNTLLTK from the coding sequence ATGATTGAAATTCAAACAATAAGAGCTAAAGTAGAAAAGCAAATTGCTACATTACAAAACGAAACGGATGATATAGCAGAATTCAATCAAGCGAAAGTGCTAAATGCCTTTCAAGATAATAAAGTAAGTGATTTTCATTTTCATCCATCTACTGGCTATGGATATGATGATGAAGGTCGAGACACTTTAGAACGGGTTTACGCTAGTGTTTTTCGGACAGAAGCAGCACTCGTGCGTCCGCAAATCATTTCAGGAACACACGCAATTTCGACGGTGTTATTTGGGATTCTTCGCCCAGGGGATGATTTATTATACATTACTGGAAGTCCTTATGATACGCTAGAGGAAATAGTAGGAGTTCGTGATAAAGGACAGGGTTCCCTTCGTGATTTCCAAATTGGCTATCAATCCGTCCCCCTAACGAAAAGCGGGGAAGTTGATTTTTCTGAGGTAGCAAATCAAATAACATCTAAAACAAAGGTTATCGGTATACAACGCTCTAGGGGCTATGCTGATCGCCCATCCTTTACAATCGAGAAAATAAAAGAAATGATAGCTTTTGTAAAAAATATAAATCCAGCAATCATTGTTTTCGTAGATAATTGTTACGGAGAATTTGTTGAAAAAATCGAACCGACAGAAGTTGGGGCAGACATCATCGCGGGTTCTTTAATTAAAAATCCAGGTGGAGGACTTGCTAAAACTGGTGGATATATAGCTGGGACTGAGAAACTAGTTGATTTGTGTGGCTATCGACTAACAACTCCTGGTATAGGAAGAGAAGCAGGGGCATCACTTTATAGTTTGCTAGAAATGTATCAAGGTTTCTTTTTAGCGCCTCATGTCACGGCTCAAGCCATTAAGGGAGCAAGGTTCACAGCTGCAATGCTAGCGGAATTTGGTGTAGAAGCTGATCCAGTTTGGGATGCTCCTAGGACAGACTTAATCCAAAGCGTTTCGTTTCATAATAAAGAAAAAATGATTACATTTGCACAAGCTATCCAAGCAGCTTCCCCAGTTAATGCACATGTTTTACCTATTGGTGCCTATATGCCAGGCTATGAAGATGACGTGATAATGGCAGCTGGCACTTTTATCCAAGGAGCTAGTTTAGAATTAACGGCAGATGGTCCAATCAGAGAACCGTACCAACTATACGTCCAAGGCGGTTTAACCTATGAACACGTAAAAATTGCCGTCACCCGAGCAATTCAAAATACGCTTTTAACAAAGTAA
- a CDS encoding glycerol-3-phosphate dehydrogenase/oxidase has protein sequence MVQLFSTFDRETIERNLQEEKFDLVIVGGGITGAGIALDATTRGMSVALVEMGDFASGTSSRSTKLVHGGLRYLQQFEIKEVADLGKERAIVYENGPHVTTPEWMMLPFHKGGNMGKTTASFGIRLYDYLAGVKKNERRKILNAKETLAKNPFVKKDGLKGSGYYVEYRTDDARLTIEVIKKAVELGANAINYTKAEHFLYENKQVVGVTVTDRLSGKAYDIKGHRVINAAGPWVDKVRKLDYATNNKHLRLTKGIHLVIDKQKFPMEQAVYFDTPDGRMVFAIPRDKKVYVGTTDTVYDEAVINPKALESDHNYVIKAINYMFPDVHITEKDIESSWAGVRPLIYEEGKDPSEISRKDEVWFSESGLITMAGGKLTGYRKMAEKLLDDVSKTLAKETGKKYKPVQTKHLPISGGDIGGSEHLEEFLSKKAKEGNNRFGWTLEEGREIAKRFGSNIDQLFTYAQEHKDTNETTLPNSLYAELRYSIQHEAVTTPIDFLLRRTGYLLFDMPYLLEWKDAVVDEMAKQFHWSEDTKQTYIDELNIQINDAREPADWHDR, from the coding sequence ATGGTACAATTATTTTCAACATTTGATCGAGAAACAATAGAAAGAAATCTTCAAGAAGAAAAATTTGATTTGGTCATAGTTGGTGGCGGGATAACTGGCGCTGGAATAGCACTTGACGCAACAACAAGAGGCATGAGTGTAGCGCTTGTTGAAATGGGTGACTTTGCTAGTGGTACATCCAGTCGTTCAACGAAATTAGTTCATGGTGGCTTACGTTATTTACAACAATTTGAAATAAAAGAAGTTGCTGACTTAGGGAAAGAGCGGGCAATTGTATATGAAAATGGACCGCACGTAACAACCCCTGAGTGGATGATGCTCCCATTCCATAAAGGTGGGAACATGGGTAAAACAACAGCTTCATTCGGAATTCGCTTATATGATTATTTAGCCGGTGTAAAGAAAAATGAACGCCGCAAAATTTTAAACGCCAAAGAAACCTTAGCCAAAAATCCATTTGTCAAAAAAGATGGGCTAAAAGGTTCCGGTTACTATGTCGAGTATCGAACTGATGATGCCCGTTTGACTATCGAAGTAATCAAAAAAGCAGTAGAACTTGGTGCTAACGCGATTAATTATACAAAAGCAGAACACTTTTTATATGAAAATAAGCAAGTAGTTGGTGTTACAGTAACTGACCGTTTATCTGGTAAAGCATATGATATCAAAGGTCATCGCGTTATCAACGCAGCAGGCCCGTGGGTAGATAAAGTAAGAAAATTAGATTATGCAACTAACAATAAACATTTACGCTTAACTAAAGGAATCCATTTAGTTATTGATAAACAAAAATTCCCAATGGAGCAAGCAGTTTATTTTGATACTCCTGATGGTCGAATGGTCTTTGCAATCCCGCGCGATAAAAAAGTATACGTGGGTACAACGGATACGGTATATGATGAAGCAGTAATCAATCCAAAAGCCTTAGAATCAGACCATAATTATGTAATCAAAGCGATTAACTATATGTTCCCAGATGTTCATATTACCGAAAAAGATATTGAATCGAGTTGGGCTGGAGTTCGCCCGCTAATTTATGAAGAAGGAAAAGACCCTTCCGAAATTTCCCGGAAAGATGAAGTCTGGTTTTCTGAAAGTGGTTTGATTACGATGGCTGGCGGTAAATTGACTGGTTACCGTAAAATGGCAGAAAAATTATTGGATGACGTCTCCAAAACTCTAGCCAAAGAAACAGGCAAGAAATATAAACCAGTTCAAACCAAACATTTACCAATTTCCGGTGGCGATATCGGTGGCTCGGAACATTTAGAAGAATTCCTTTCGAAAAAAGCAAAAGAAGGTAATAATCGTTTCGGTTGGACACTAGAAGAAGGGCGCGAAATTGCTAAAAGATTTGGTAGTAACATCGATCAATTATTCACTTATGCGCAAGAACATAAAGATACGAATGAAACCACTTTACCTAATAGCTTATACGCTGAATTACGCTATTCAATCCAACATGAAGCTGTAACAACTCCGATAGATTTCTTACTTCGTCGTACGGGTTATCTACTATTTGATATGCCGTACTTACTGGAATGGAAAGATGCAGTTGTTGATGAAATGGCTAAACAATTCCACTGGAGTGAAGATACGAAACAAACGTATATTGATGAATTAAATATTCAAATAAACGACGCTAGAGAACCGGCAGATTGGCATGACAGATAA
- the hflX gene encoding GTPase HflX gives MEREKIILVGVFLPNRIEEAFWNSMSELRSLAKTANGEVVDELIQKLERVNQASFIGSGKLLELTELAEMHEADVIIFNSELSATQVRNISRAVDARIIDRTQLILDIFAMRAKSKEGKLQVAYAQYKYLLPRLSGQGVLLSKLGGGIGSRGPGETKLEMDKRHIREKMHDIKAQLTHVEQHRKRIIDRRNGQSVFRFGLIGYTNAGKSTIFNRLTNETTLEEDKLFATLDPTTRKIRFSGGFQALLTDTVGFIQDLPTTLIAAFRSTLEETANVDVLIHVVDASDLDYLQHETTVLALLEELEMNHIPILTVYNKMDQVAENFIPDRPEHILISALNEKAPSIIKQRMIELIEKNWSFFTKELSEASGKELAQIKQHAWITKLEYLENKQVYLVEGYQPRKESTND, from the coding sequence GTGGAACGTGAAAAAATAATTTTAGTAGGCGTCTTTTTGCCAAATAGAATAGAAGAAGCTTTTTGGAATTCGATGAGCGAACTTCGCAGTCTAGCTAAAACTGCAAATGGAGAAGTGGTCGATGAACTCATTCAAAAACTAGAAAGAGTTAATCAAGCTTCTTTTATAGGTTCGGGTAAGTTATTAGAACTTACCGAATTAGCAGAAATGCATGAGGCAGATGTTATCATTTTTAATAGTGAACTTAGTGCTACCCAAGTGCGTAATATATCCAGAGCAGTTGACGCACGTATTATTGACCGTACACAATTAATATTAGATATCTTTGCGATGCGAGCGAAATCCAAAGAAGGAAAACTACAAGTAGCCTACGCACAATACAAATATTTATTGCCAAGATTAAGCGGACAAGGGGTATTGCTTTCAAAACTTGGAGGCGGGATTGGTTCCAGAGGTCCTGGTGAAACAAAACTCGAAATGGATAAACGCCACATCCGTGAAAAAATGCATGATATAAAAGCGCAATTAACCCATGTAGAACAGCATAGAAAAAGAATTATTGATCGACGGAACGGGCAATCCGTATTTCGTTTTGGGTTGATTGGTTATACAAATGCTGGAAAATCAACCATTTTTAACCGACTTACTAATGAAACAACTTTAGAAGAAGATAAGTTATTTGCGACACTTGACCCGACTACGCGAAAAATCAGGTTTTCCGGTGGTTTTCAAGCACTTTTAACGGATACTGTCGGGTTTATTCAAGATTTACCAACCACGCTGATAGCTGCGTTTCGTTCCACATTAGAAGAAACCGCTAATGTGGATGTTTTAATTCATGTTGTAGATGCTTCTGACTTGGATTATTTGCAACACGAAACAACTGTGCTAGCTTTACTAGAAGAGCTAGAAATGAACCATATTCCGATATTGACTGTCTATAATAAGATGGATCAAGTAGCAGAGAATTTTATTCCAGATCGACCAGAACACATACTCATTTCTGCTTTGAATGAAAAAGCACCAAGCATTATAAAGCAACGAATGATTGAGCTAATCGAAAAAAATTGGTCTTTCTTTACAAAAGAACTTTCTGAAGCAAGTGGTAAAGAACTAGCGCAAATCAAACAGCATGCTTGGATCACTAAATTAGAATATCTTGAAAACAAACAAGTTTATTTAGTGGAAGGATACCAGCCAAGAAAGGAGTCAACTAATGATTGA
- a CDS encoding acyltransferase family protein has product MKRTTRYSRKYVPSIDGLRALAVIAVIAYHLNFSWAKGGFIGVDIFFVLSGYLITNILLTQWEKTQTLQLKQFWLRRFRRLIPAVYIMIVVVVIFAVLFHPEILKNLRGDAIASFFYVSNWWFIFHNVSYFDSFGMPSPLKNLWSLAIEEQFYMIWPVFLFAFLRWVKNPKLLLKIVIGLGLLSAIWMTILYDPGTDPSRVYYGTDTRAFDLLAGCALAFVWPFNRLSPVVPKRSKAALNIAGTISILLFFVFTAFVSEYQPFLYRGGLLFVAIIGVTMIATISHPASYLSKIFSFKPLRWIGTRSYGIYLWHYPIITLTTPVFEVGQPNIWRAILQVAATFIIAELSFRFVETPIRKNGFINYFKSFKDKNYFVWKNKPVGKWLGIAALATLLALFSLGMTNILPVNSNAEKQPTSVKTSTSDKDKSPPKKETEDKDKDTNKKAETTKPKEKPKTGKSKPVPAAGEITYTQTLAIGDSLMLDIEPYLKEAVPNITIDGLVGRQLRDAITTATGYKKFNTSNSAVIIELGTNGPFTESQLDTLLDQFDNASIYLVNTKVPRGWEAEVNKSIANAADRSNVTVIDWYSQAVNNPQYFAEDGVHLTKSGSEAYVTLLTNAMKK; this is encoded by the coding sequence TTGAAAAGAACTACTCGCTACAGTAGAAAATATGTTCCGAGTATTGATGGACTTCGAGCGCTTGCTGTTATTGCAGTTATTGCCTATCACTTAAATTTTAGTTGGGCAAAGGGCGGATTCATCGGAGTCGACATATTTTTCGTATTATCTGGTTACTTAATTACTAATATTTTATTAACACAATGGGAAAAAACACAGACTTTGCAATTAAAACAATTTTGGCTTAGACGATTCAGACGACTTATTCCAGCTGTATATATAATGATTGTAGTTGTAGTCATCTTTGCTGTTTTGTTTCATCCTGAAATCTTAAAAAACCTACGTGGGGACGCAATTGCTTCTTTCTTTTATGTAAGTAATTGGTGGTTTATTTTCCACAATGTTTCTTATTTCGATTCATTTGGAATGCCTTCACCACTTAAAAATTTATGGTCGCTTGCAATTGAAGAACAATTTTATATGATTTGGCCAGTCTTTTTATTCGCATTTTTGCGTTGGGTCAAAAATCCAAAGTTACTTTTAAAAATTGTCATTGGGCTAGGGCTTCTTTCTGCTATTTGGATGACGATTCTGTATGATCCAGGAACCGATCCTAGTCGCGTTTATTATGGTACTGATACTCGGGCATTCGATTTACTTGCAGGTTGTGCGCTTGCATTCGTATGGCCGTTTAATCGGCTAAGCCCTGTTGTTCCTAAAAGAAGTAAAGCCGCCTTAAATATTGCGGGAACGATTAGTATTTTACTTTTCTTTGTATTTACAGCCTTCGTAAGTGAATACCAACCATTTTTATATCGTGGCGGTTTATTATTTGTAGCTATTATTGGCGTGACCATGATTGCTACAATTTCACATCCAGCTTCGTACTTAAGTAAAATTTTCAGTTTTAAACCACTTAGATGGATTGGAACTCGTTCTTATGGTATATATTTATGGCATTATCCGATTATCACCCTAACAACACCAGTTTTTGAAGTTGGTCAACCAAATATCTGGCGTGCTATTTTGCAAGTTGCTGCCACTTTTATTATCGCAGAATTATCTTTCCGATTTGTTGAAACACCAATTCGAAAAAATGGTTTTATCAATTACTTCAAGAGTTTCAAAGATAAAAACTATTTCGTTTGGAAAAACAAACCTGTTGGAAAGTGGCTTGGGATTGCAGCTCTTGCTACTCTGTTAGCATTATTTTCACTTGGAATGACAAATATTCTTCCTGTTAATTCAAATGCAGAGAAACAGCCAACATCAGTTAAAACTTCTACTTCTGACAAGGACAAGTCACCTCCTAAAAAAGAGACGGAAGACAAAGATAAAGATACTAACAAGAAGGCCGAAACAACGAAACCAAAAGAAAAACCAAAAACTGGAAAAAGTAAACCAGTTCCCGCTGCTGGCGAAATTACTTATACACAAACATTAGCAATTGGTGATTCGCTAATGCTTGATATCGAACCCTATCTTAAAGAAGCTGTTCCGAATATTACTATCGACGGTCTAGTAGGTAGACAATTAAGAGATGCAATAACTACTGCGACTGGTTATAAGAAATTCAATACCTCGAATAGCGCTGTAATTATTGAACTTGGGACTAACGGGCCATTTACGGAATCACAATTAGATACTTTGTTAGACCAATTTGATAATGCATCTATTTACTTAGTTAATACAAAAGTCCCTAGAGGTTGGGAAGCAGAAGTAAACAAAAGTATCGCTAATGCAGCAGACAGGTCCAATGTGACGGTTATTGATTGGTACTCCCAAGCAGTAAATAACCCTCAATACTTTGCTGAAGATGGCGTTCATTTAACTAAAAGCGGTTCTGAAGCATACGTAACACTACTTACAAATGCAATGAAAAAATAA